A single window of Pontiella agarivorans DNA harbors:
- the urtD gene encoding urea ABC transporter ATP-binding protein UrtD, whose protein sequence is MSLKEYVLSIENLTVSFDGFKAVDDVSLYLELGEVHVIIGPNGAGKTTLLDLICGKTKPTEGSIQFGKHELTTMAEQHIVQKGVGRKFQTPSIYPALSVYENLEVSYPRGRGVWGALAFQSDEKLENRIEEVAKMIYLEDWLDVQGDLLSHGQKQWLEIGMLLMSDPLLLMLDEPVAGMSVDERNKTADLLGRICKDRSVLVIEHDMKFTRDIAHRVTVLHQGKLLAEGTMDDIESNEKVIEVYLGH, encoded by the coding sequence ATGAGTTTAAAAGAATATGTATTATCCATCGAAAACCTGACGGTGTCATTTGACGGATTTAAAGCGGTTGACGACGTATCGCTTTATTTGGAACTGGGTGAAGTCCATGTGATCATTGGACCTAACGGGGCGGGCAAGACCACGCTGCTGGACCTGATCTGCGGTAAAACAAAACCGACCGAGGGTTCCATTCAGTTCGGAAAACATGAACTGACCACCATGGCGGAACAGCACATTGTTCAAAAAGGCGTCGGCCGCAAGTTCCAGACCCCCTCGATCTATCCGGCCCTCTCGGTTTATGAAAATCTGGAGGTGTCCTATCCCCGCGGCCGCGGGGTCTGGGGGGCGCTCGCCTTCCAGAGCGATGAAAAGCTGGAAAACCGTATCGAAGAAGTTGCCAAGATGATCTATCTGGAAGACTGGCTCGACGTGCAGGGCGACCTGCTCAGTCACGGCCAGAAACAGTGGCTCGAAATCGGCATGCTGCTCATGTCCGATCCGCTCCTGTTGATGCTCGATGAACCCGTTGCCGGTATGAGCGTGGACGAACGGAACAAGACCGCGGATCTGCTGGGAAGAATATGCAAGGACCGTTCCGTGCTGGTGATCGAACACGATATGAAGTTCACCCGCGACATCGCTCACCGCGTCACCGTGCTGCATCAGGGCAAGCTGCTGGCAGAGGGCACGATGGACGACATTGAATCCAACGAAAAGGTCATTGAAGTCTACCTGGGCCACTAG